The following coding sequences lie in one Spinacia oleracea cultivar Varoflay chromosome 1, BTI_SOV_V1, whole genome shotgun sequence genomic window:
- the LOC110801136 gene encoding cysteine--tRNA ligase, chloroplastic/mitochondrial isoform X2, with protein MYYLHCLPPSVEPRVSDHIPQIIDMIKQIVDNGYAYSVDGDVYFSVTKIPDYGRLSGRRLEDNRAGERVAVDSRKKNPADFALWKSAKEGEPFWESPWGPGRPGWHIECSAMSAVYLGYSFDIHGGGMDLMFPHHENEIVQSCAACCESNISYWVHNGFVTINSEKMSKSLGNFFTIRQVIELYHPLALRLFLMGTHYRSPINYSDALLEFASERIFYIYQTLFDSQLFLKEHEKASLKDSIPQDIASCIKDFQNTFVISMSDDLHTPVVLAGLSDPLKTINDLLHTRKGKKRELRIESLAALEKAVRNVLVALGLMPTSYSEALHQLKEKALKRAKMSEAEVKQKIEERDTSRKNKEYEKSDAVRKELAAVGITLMDSPEGTTWRPVVPTALQQEPTVTN; from the exons ATGTATTATCTTCATTGTTTGCCTCCTTCGGTAGAACCTCGTGTCTCAGATCACATACCACAAATTATAGACATGATCAAGCag ATTGTTGATAATGGCTATGCCTACAGTGTGGATGGGGATGTCTACTTTTCTGTGACAAAGATCCCTGATTATGGGCGATTGTCAGGACGGAGATTGGAGGACAATCGAGCTGGTGAGCGAGTAGCTGTTGACTCGAGAAAGAAAAATCCAGCTGATTTTGCATTATGGAAA TCTGCCAAAGAAGGAGAGCCCTTTTGGGAGAGTCCATGGGGTCCTGGAAGACCTGGTTGGCATATCGAATGCAGTGCTATGAGTGCTGTGTATTTGGGCTACTCTTTTGACATACATGGTGGTGGGATGGACCTTATGTTTCCTCACCATGAAAATGAAATCGTTCAGAGCTGTGCTGCATGTTGTGAAAGTAATATAAGCTATTGGGTGCACAATGGATTTGTCACTATTAATTCGGAAAAAATGTCCAAATCTCTTGGTAACTTCTTCACAATCCGGCAG GTTATAGAGCTTTATCACCCGCTTGCCTTGAGACTCTTCCTCATGGGAACCCACTATCGTTCTCCAATAAATTACTCTGATGCATTACTGGAGTTTGCATCAGAACGTATTTTCTACATATACCAG ACATTATTTGATAGTCAACTTTTTCTGAAAGAGCATGAAAAGGCTAGTTTGAAGGACTCAATTCCGCAGGATATTGCAAGTTGCATCAAAGATTTCCAAAATACTTTTGTCATTTCAATGTCAGATGATCTTCACACTCCAGTTGTTCTTGCTGGACTTTCTGACCCATTGAAGACCATCAATGATCTTCTTCATACTCGCAAG GGAAAGAAGCGTGAGCTGCGAATTGAATCACTTGCAGCCTTAGAGAAGGCAGTCAGAAATGTGCTGGTTGCTCTTGGGTTGATGCCAACAAGTTACTCAGAG GCTCTACATCAGCTCAAAGAGAAAGCTTTAAAACGTGCCAAAATGTCAGAAGCTGAAGTTAAGCAAAAGATTGAAGAGAGAGATACATCAAGGAAGAACAAAGAGTATGAGAAGTCAGATGCAGTAAGAAAAGAATTGGCTGcagtgggaattactctgatggACAGCCCAGAAGGAACGACTTGGAGACCTGTGGTTCCTACCGCACTACAGCAAGAGCCAACAGTAACTAACTGA
- the LOC110801136 gene encoding cysteine--tRNA ligase, chloroplastic/mitochondrial isoform X1: protein MVTLVRCCKPFLPPYLSPLSLSKTPFQFRSQFTNQSRNHAINKRIRFFCSTASINGKNTNNNMVNGSNKDKLEGEIKKEMWLYNTMSRQKELFKPKVDGNVGMYVCGVTAYDYSHIGHARAYVTFDILYRHLKYMGYEVCYVRNFTDVDDKIIARANELGENPISLSRRFCDEFLQDMYYLHCLPPSVEPRVSDHIPQIIDMIKQIVDNGYAYSVDGDVYFSVTKIPDYGRLSGRRLEDNRAGERVAVDSRKKNPADFALWKSAKEGEPFWESPWGPGRPGWHIECSAMSAVYLGYSFDIHGGGMDLMFPHHENEIVQSCAACCESNISYWVHNGFVTINSEKMSKSLGNFFTIRQVIELYHPLALRLFLMGTHYRSPINYSDALLEFASERIFYIYQTLFDSQLFLKEHEKASLKDSIPQDIASCIKDFQNTFVISMSDDLHTPVVLAGLSDPLKTINDLLHTRKGKKRELRIESLAALEKAVRNVLVALGLMPTSYSEALHQLKEKALKRAKMSEAEVKQKIEERDTSRKNKEYEKSDAVRKELAAVGITLMDSPEGTTWRPVVPTALQQEPTVTN from the exons ATGGTGACCCTGGTGAGGTGCTGCAAACCCTTCCTCCCGCCATATCTAtcccctctttctctctccaaaaccCCATTTCAGTTTCGTTCTCAATTCACCAATCAATCCAGAAATCATGCAATTAACAAAAGGATTCGTTTCTTTTGTTCCACGGCCTCGATTAATGGCAAAAATACCAATAACAATATGGTCAATGGCTCCAACAAAGATAAATTAGAGGGTGAAATCAAGAAAGAAATGTGGCTTTATAATACAATGAGCAGGCAGAAGGAGTTGTTTAAGCCAAAAGTTGATGGCAATGTGGGAATGTATGTCTGTGGGGTCACTGCTTATGATTATAGTCATATTGGTCATGCCCGAGCTTATGTTACCTTTGATATTCTCTACAG GCACCTCAAGTATATGGGTTATGAAGTCTGTTATGTTCGGAACTTCACTGATGTTGATGACAAG ATAATTGCCAGAGCCAACGAACTGGGGGAGAATCCAATATCTCTTAGCAGACGTTTTTGTGACGAATTTCTACAAGACATGTATTATCTTCATTGTTTGCCTCCTTCGGTAGAACCTCGTGTCTCAGATCACATACCACAAATTATAGACATGATCAAGCag ATTGTTGATAATGGCTATGCCTACAGTGTGGATGGGGATGTCTACTTTTCTGTGACAAAGATCCCTGATTATGGGCGATTGTCAGGACGGAGATTGGAGGACAATCGAGCTGGTGAGCGAGTAGCTGTTGACTCGAGAAAGAAAAATCCAGCTGATTTTGCATTATGGAAA TCTGCCAAAGAAGGAGAGCCCTTTTGGGAGAGTCCATGGGGTCCTGGAAGACCTGGTTGGCATATCGAATGCAGTGCTATGAGTGCTGTGTATTTGGGCTACTCTTTTGACATACATGGTGGTGGGATGGACCTTATGTTTCCTCACCATGAAAATGAAATCGTTCAGAGCTGTGCTGCATGTTGTGAAAGTAATATAAGCTATTGGGTGCACAATGGATTTGTCACTATTAATTCGGAAAAAATGTCCAAATCTCTTGGTAACTTCTTCACAATCCGGCAG GTTATAGAGCTTTATCACCCGCTTGCCTTGAGACTCTTCCTCATGGGAACCCACTATCGTTCTCCAATAAATTACTCTGATGCATTACTGGAGTTTGCATCAGAACGTATTTTCTACATATACCAG ACATTATTTGATAGTCAACTTTTTCTGAAAGAGCATGAAAAGGCTAGTTTGAAGGACTCAATTCCGCAGGATATTGCAAGTTGCATCAAAGATTTCCAAAATACTTTTGTCATTTCAATGTCAGATGATCTTCACACTCCAGTTGTTCTTGCTGGACTTTCTGACCCATTGAAGACCATCAATGATCTTCTTCATACTCGCAAG GGAAAGAAGCGTGAGCTGCGAATTGAATCACTTGCAGCCTTAGAGAAGGCAGTCAGAAATGTGCTGGTTGCTCTTGGGTTGATGCCAACAAGTTACTCAGAG GCTCTACATCAGCTCAAAGAGAAAGCTTTAAAACGTGCCAAAATGTCAGAAGCTGAAGTTAAGCAAAAGATTGAAGAGAGAGATACATCAAGGAAGAACAAAGAGTATGAGAAGTCAGATGCAGTAAGAAAAGAATTGGCTGcagtgggaattactctgatggACAGCCCAGAAGGAACGACTTGGAGACCTGTGGTTCCTACCGCACTACAGCAAGAGCCAACAGTAACTAACTGA